The genomic stretch AAGCCGACCTTATCGCCTGAATCGACTTCCAGCCTACTACGGGATTCACGTAGAAAGAGTTGCCGCCGAAAATCCCCCCTGGCATTTTTTGGCAAAGGCCGGTCGTGTTTACCGCCCCGGCGGACTAGAGGAAACGGCAGGCCGGGCATCAGCAATTGCATTCTGCCGACTTCCCACCGAAAGGAGGGACCTTGATAACGCTTGTCTGGTGAGTCGGGAGGATATAGGTCGCTGACATGCGTTTCGGGTCCGTCGATGCCAGCCGCGAGCGATTGGAAAGCTTGAAGTCCTCGGGCTTGTTGGGCGATGCACACGGCATCGACTTCGACCGGGTAACCGAGCTTGCCGCGCGCGCCGTGAATGTCCCGGTGTCCCTGGTTTCCCTGGTGGATGAGGACCGGCAGGTTTTCGCGGGTGCCTGCGGCCTTTCGGAACCGCTCAAGACTTCGAGACAGACGCCGATCCACTACTCCTTTTGCCAGCACGCGGTGAACTTGCGCCAGCCGCTGGTCATTCCCGACGCACGCAAGAATCCGCTGGTGGCGAAGAATCCGGCGATCGAGGAATTCGGGGTGGTCGCTTACCTGGGCTTCCCGGTCCTCGGAGCGGGGCAGCACTTCTATGGTGCGGTGTGCGCGGTCGACACCGTGCCGCGGCAATGGCGCGAAGAGGAGATCGAGGTCATGCGTGGGTTCACGTCGATCGTGTCCGCACTGATCGAACAACATCTGGGACGCGTCTATCAGAAGCTCCTGACAGACGTGATCTTGCACGATCTGAAGATGCCCTTGGGACGAATCCAGGCAGCAGCGGACGTTTTCGCGGCTAGGGCCGGCGAACTGCCGCATGGGCTGGATGCCTTGGCCCGGTCCCTGAAGGGAAGCGCGGACCAAGCGAACGCAATGGTCGGCACGCTGCTGAGCAAGAACCGGCAGGTGGGGCGATGCGACGATCTCCACGGCACGGCCCAAACTGCCGCGAAGCTGCTTCGCCCTCGGGCGGAGGAAAAGGGCATCCAGATCCGCGTCGATGAGACCGCAGCCCGGATTCCCCTGGAACTTCCGGACCGGGTGATGGCGCAGGTGCTCGATCACCTGATCGCGAACTCACTCCGCTTCAGCAACATCGGCGAGGTGCGGGTCCGGATCAAACGGATCGGCGAGGCGGCCATCATCGACGTGGAGGACGACGGCCCCGGATTTCAAGCCGAGGACTACCCCCGGATTTTCCAGCGGTATGCGCCCCTGAGTGCAAAGCCCACCGGCGGCGAAGCCTCCTCAGGTCTGGGTCTTTCGATCGTAAAGACCCTGCTGGAAAGCGAAGGCGGGACCATCGTGCTGCTCAGCCGGCCGGGCGAAAGCGCCGTGTTCCGCATCACGGTGCCGGTGCGGCGCCAGGATTGAAGGGCGTGGAAGCAGTGCTTTAGAGCATCTTGCTGACGCGACGGTCAGAGTCGCCGCTTGTCGGGCGCGAAATCCGGTGGCAAGGGTGTCGTCATGAAGGCAAGGAGCATGCTTGCGATGATGTTCACAGCGGTGCTGTCGGCGACGGCGGCCGCTCAGGAGGGAAAAGCACCCGCCGCGGACGGGGCCAAGCCCATTGCGATCGAAGGCAAGGACGGAAAGTCGATTGAGGCGGAGGTGCTGTCTGCCGATGAAGACTCGGTGAAGATCCGGCGGGCGGACGGCAAGGAATTCGATCTGCCCTTCGCCCGGCTCAGCGACGCGGGAACTGCTGCGGTCCGCAAGGTGCTCGCAGAGAAAGAGGCGGAGATCGCGCGCCTGAAGGCGGAGGAGGAAGAAGACAAGAAGCCGGGCGTGCGCGCCAAGGTGCCCGAGGATCCGAAGTCGCCGGAAGAAATCACCGAGAAGGTGGTCGTGAAGAAGGGCGAGACGGTGATTGCGCGGTTTGCGGAGGCCCCGGACGGCTTGGCGCGCCCGAGGGTGGTCAAGGAGGCACCGGAGGATCGGCCCTACCTCAAGGTGGAGTTCAAGGACGGCGACCCCTTGATCGCCGCGATCACGACAACCTCCCCGAAGACCCTGAAGGTCCGCTGCCTATCAAGGAACAAGGGGGAGACCACCTACAACGTGATCACCATCCTGCCCTTGAAGACCAGCGTTCCCGGGTTCGAAAGCTGGTCCGATCCGATCGAAGAGCTGGTGTTCTTCGACTTCGCTTTCATGGAGTGACTCGCCTTCTCGGTCAGCATTGCCCCGTGGTAGCTTTGCCTTTTCGCGGTCGTGCGGGCCTATCGAAGCGTCGGGCGTTTTCACGCGCGGGGACGAGGCATGACAACCAAAAGTTCTGACTGTGAAAACGCCGTATTACACCGCCACGAGCCTTGATGGATTCATCGCGACCGAAGATGACTCGCTGGATTGGCTTTTTCCTCTCGGTGATCTGGGCGAGTCCAGTTATCCGGCCTTTATTTCGGAAGTGGGGGCACTGGCCATGGGATCGGCGACCTACGAATGGATGGTGCGCAACGCCGACAGGGTCACAGCCGAGACGGGTTCCGCGTGGCCTTACCAACAGCCGGCATGGATCTTCTCCAACCGTGAGCTGCCAAGGATCGACGGCGCTGACATCCGGTTCGCCCGTGGCGACGTGCGTTTGGTTCACGCTGAAATGTGTGCAGCAGCCGACGGGAAGAATTTATGGATCGTTGGAGGAGGGGATCTCGCCGGTCAATTTCACGATGCCGGCCTGCTCGACGAGCTAATCGTCCAGATCGGCTCGGTCACCCTTGGCAATGGCAAGCCACTTTTTCCGAGGCGGGTGTTAAGCCCCCGGCTGAGCTTGGTCTCTGTCCACCAGGTGGGTGCCGGCATGGCCGAGCTGCGCTACAAGGTGCAGAAAGACGGGGAAGACGCTCCGCCCTGAGCGAAAGTAAGCGCCAGAGCGGGGAATCGGACGGGCCGTTCGCCCAAATTCTCCATAGCCGATAGGGGTTGGGGAGGTAATTGGCTGTTGGTGCCAACCCCGCCTCCTGTTCATCCTTGCAACGCTTGGCACGGCGGGCGCTTCATGGGTGTCACCCCATGGCCATCCGAGTCGGACTTCATCACGTCACCGAATACCGCTACGACCGCGAGGTCCAATTGTCGCCGCACGTCATCCGGTTACGGCCGTGTGTCCACTCGCGAACGCCGGTTTTGGCCTATTCGCTGAACATCCAGCCGGCGAATCACTTCATCAATTGGCAGCAGGATCCTTTCGGGAACTGGGCGGCGCGGGTAGTATTCCCGGAAAAGACCCGGAATTTCCGCATTGAGGTCGATCTTGTCGCCGACATGACGGTGATCAATCCCTTCGACTTCTTCTTGGAGGAGTCGGCGGAGGAGTCTCCTTTCGAATATTCGGCGGCGTTGAAGCACGAATTGGCGCCCTATTTGAAGCTGGGCGATGACGGGCCGTTGTTCTCCACGTGGCTGGAAACGATCCCGCGTGAGAAGAAGCGGACGGTGGATTTCCTGGTGGATGTGAATTTCCGGGTTCACCAGGTGGTGGGCTATGTGATCCGGCTGGAGCCGGGGGTGCAGACTTGCGAGCAGACTTTCGAGCGCGGCACGGGATCGTGCCGGGACTCCGCCTACCTTTTGGTGCAGGCGCTGCGGCATCTGGGGTTGGCGGCGCGTTTCGTGTCGGGCTATCTGGTGCAGCTCAAGCCCGACCAAGAGTCGCTGGATGGCCCAAGCGGGCCGAAGGAAGATTTCACGGATCTGCACGCGTGGGCGGAGGTCTACATCCCGGGGGCGGGTTGGGTCGGGCTTGACCCGACGTCCGGGCTGTTTGCGGGCGAGGGTCACATCCCGCTTTCGTGCACGCCTGAGCCGGCGAGTGCGGCACCCGTGGTGGGCGGCGTGGATCCCTGCGAGACGGAGTTTTCCTGGGTGAACGAGGTAAAGCGTGTCCACGAGGACCCGCGGGTCACGAAGCCGTATTCGGACACCGAATGGGCGGCGATCGATATCCTGGGAGAGCAGGTGGATCAGATCCTGGCGGACGGTGATGTTGCGCTGACGATGGGTGGCGAGCCGACCTTCGTTTCGGTCGATGACATGGAAGGGGCGGAGTGGAATTTCACCGCCGACAGCCCGGCGAAGCGGAAGCTGGCGCTGGGGCTTTTGAAGCGGTTGAAGGATGCCTTTGGCACGGGAGGGCTGCTTCACTATGGCGAGGGGAAATGGTATCCCGGCGAACCCTTGCCGCGCTGGGCCTACACGGTGGTGTGGCGCAAGGACGGCCAGCCTCTGTGGAAGGACGAAAAGCTTTTGGCCGACCCCAACGCTGACCTTGGTCACGGGGTCGAGGATGCGCGACGCTTCGTCTCGACGATCACCGACGAACTCGGGTGTCAGCAGGCGCACATGATCGCGGGCTTCGAGGATGCCCTTTACTATGCGTGGAAGGAAAGCACGCTGCCGGCGAATGTTGACCCGTATTCGACGGATTTGGATGATCCGCTGGAGAGACGTTATCTGGCGAACTTGCTCGACCGCGGGCTCTCAAAGCCCACCGGCTTTGTGCTGCCGGTGGAGTGGGATCCGGAAACGAAGGCTTGGAAGAGCAATTTGTGGACCTTCCGCCGCGGGCGGATGTCACTGATTCCGGGTGGTTCGCCGATGGGTTTCCGCCTGCCGCTGGATTCGCTGCCGATGGCGAGCGAGGAACTGCGCTCTCAGCAAGCGGCGCTGGAATCATCGCCGATGGAAGAAGCGGGCACCCTCCCGGCCCATGGAGAGA from Luteolibacter arcticus encodes the following:
- a CDS encoding GAF domain-containing sensor histidine kinase is translated as MRFGSVDASRERLESLKSSGLLGDAHGIDFDRVTELAARAVNVPVSLVSLVDEDRQVFAGACGLSEPLKTSRQTPIHYSFCQHAVNLRQPLVIPDARKNPLVAKNPAIEEFGVVAYLGFPVLGAGQHFYGAVCAVDTVPRQWREEEIEVMRGFTSIVSALIEQHLGRVYQKLLTDVILHDLKMPLGRIQAAADVFAARAGELPHGLDALARSLKGSADQANAMVGTLLSKNRQVGRCDDLHGTAQTAAKLLRPRAEEKGIQIRVDETAARIPLELPDRVMAQVLDHLIANSLRFSNIGEVRVRIKRIGEAAIIDVEDDGPGFQAEDYPRIFQRYAPLSAKPTGGEASSGLGLSIVKTLLESEGGTIVLLSRPGESAVFRITVPVRRQD
- a CDS encoding dihydrofolate reductase family protein, coding for MKTPYYTATSLDGFIATEDDSLDWLFPLGDLGESSYPAFISEVGALAMGSATYEWMVRNADRVTAETGSAWPYQQPAWIFSNRELPRIDGADIRFARGDVRLVHAEMCAAADGKNLWIVGGGDLAGQFHDAGLLDELIVQIGSVTLGNGKPLFPRRVLSPRLSLVSVHQVGAGMAELRYKVQKDGEDAPP
- a CDS encoding DUF2126 domain-containing protein, coding for MAIRVGLHHVTEYRYDREVQLSPHVIRLRPCVHSRTPVLAYSLNIQPANHFINWQQDPFGNWAARVVFPEKTRNFRIEVDLVADMTVINPFDFFLEESAEESPFEYSAALKHELAPYLKLGDDGPLFSTWLETIPREKKRTVDFLVDVNFRVHQVVGYVIRLEPGVQTCEQTFERGTGSCRDSAYLLVQALRHLGLAARFVSGYLVQLKPDQESLDGPSGPKEDFTDLHAWAEVYIPGAGWVGLDPTSGLFAGEGHIPLSCTPEPASAAPVVGGVDPCETEFSWVNEVKRVHEDPRVTKPYSDTEWAAIDILGEQVDQILADGDVALTMGGEPTFVSVDDMEGAEWNFTADSPAKRKLALGLLKRLKDAFGTGGLLHYGEGKWYPGEPLPRWAYTVVWRKDGQPLWKDEKLLADPNADLGHGVEDARRFVSTITDELGCQQAHMIAGFEDALYYAWKESTLPANVDPYSTDLDDPLERRYLANLLDRGLSKPTGFVLPVEWDPETKAWKSNLWTFRRGRMSLIPGGSPMGFRLPLDSLPMASEELRSQQAALESSPMEEAGTLPAHGEILPAGRTLQSSVGFRPSPPPPVAEGGGELMSTTAICVEPRNGKLHVFFPPVTHLEHYLSLLEAVENAATRLKLPVIIEGYEMPWDRRVERIKVTPDPGVIEVNVHPVANWRDLVENTTTLYEAARVSRLGTEKFMLDGRHTGTGGGNHVTLGGATPDRSPFLRKPGVLRSLITFWQHHPALSYLFSGLFLGPTSQAPRVDEGRDDRLFELDIAFEQLPETGDPPWLVDRVLRNMLTDLTGNTHRAEFCIDKLYAPGAASARLGILELRAFEMPPHARMSLVQMLLVRSLVAWFWNEPYHKKLVRWGTDLHDRFMLPHFIREDMKDVALGLKGAGIAFQASWLEAFHEFRFPVYGRVVHSGVEIEIRAALEPWHVLGEETSSQGTARYVDSSVERIQVKVRGAVEGRHVLVCNGRRIPLVATGRKGEYVAGVRYKAWDPWSAMHPTIGVHTPLTFDVVDTWNKRSLGGCVYHVVHPGGRSYETLPVNAYEAESRRVSRFWQHGHTPGVIEPASTGGFGYHRVEERAGGPAVSYVEAPPEDPGMEFPVTLDLRMQG